In Candidatus Manganitrophus noduliformans, the genomic stretch AGGATGACCAGCCGGTCGGGATGAAGATATTTCTTCGCCACCCTCAGGATATCTTCCTTGGTCACCTTGGCCACGTTGTCCCGGTATCGCTCCAGAAAGTCGCTCGGAAGCCCGTAATACTCCAGCGACATCTTCCGGCTGACGATCTGCGCCGGGCTGGAGAACGAAAAAATAAACGAATTAAGGAACGACTCCTTCGCCCGCTTCAGCTCCTCGTCCGTGACCGGCTCCCGGCGGATTTTTCGGATATGGTCGAGGATGGTGGAGATCGCCTGATGGGTCGTGTCGACCCGGGTCTCTCCATAGGCGATGAAAACCCCCCGCTCGAAATTACCGGGGCGAAAGACGCTGCCGACCGAGTAGGCGAGGCCACGCTGCGTCCGGACGTCGCTGAAGAGACGGCTGGTGAGCCCGCCACCGCCGAGGATATCGTCGAGGATCGAGACCGCGAAGAAGTCGGGATTATTCTGTTTGATGCCGAGGTGGCCGATCCGGATCTGGGTCTGCGTGATCGGACGGGCGATCGCGTAGACCCCTCCGTCTTTCCGCTCGACCACCGAGGGGACCTCCGGAAAGTCGATCTTTTTCTTCTTCCAACCGGCAAAGGCCTTTTCGATCTTCGCAATGATCTCCTTTTTGTCGAAATCGCCGGTCACCCCGATCATTATATTGTTGGGAACGAAATATTTCCGGTGAAAGGCGACCAGATCGTCCCGGACGATCGATCGGACCGTCTCCTCGGTCGCTTCGCGCCCGTATGGGTTGTCGGCGCCGTAGATCTGCTTGTTAAACTCGCGGCTGGCGATGGAAGAAGGCCGGTCGTTT encodes the following:
- a CDS encoding M16 family metallopeptidase, producing the protein MNRLSVLFLVFLWSLSLVPSPSAAPAPAATELPDPRTMTFPAPAFQPPKPERQVLSNGMILYLLEDHELPLIRMEVIVKTGSIYEPADKISLAGLTGAIMRTGGTKRHSGDEVDEIIDQMAADLSVGIGADAGGAWLDVLKKDFDAGLALFADILMNPVFEEEKLQIAKNNAIEMIRRRNDRPSSIASREFNKQIYGADNPYGREATEETVRSIVRDDLVAFHRKYFVPNNIMIGVTGDFDKKEIIAKIEKAFAGWKKKKIDFPEVPSVVERKDGGVYAIARPITQTQIRIGHLGIKQNNPDFFAVSILDDILGGGGLTSRLFSDVRTQRGLAYSVGSVFRPGNFERGVFIAYGETRVDTTHQAISTILDHIRKIRREPVTDEELKRAKESFLNSFIFSFSSPAQIVSRKMSLEYYGLPSDFLERYRDNVAKVTKEDILRVAKKYLHPDRLVILAVGDDGKFDQPLSSLGKVTQIQLTP